From a region of the Rhodococcus sp. 4CII genome:
- a CDS encoding DUF998 domain-containing protein: MVTTSVLVSRPGFQRWAATAGAAGPLLFTAGFVVQEAFLRDDYNPITDPISALEADPRGWIQQLNFLAFAALLLIFAVGLHRGIAAMRFGWAGPGLLGTAGVGLVLAAVFPLREDEGGNAYDPGNHVIAGVMFFSCSALALVVLSRRFAADPRWRGLARYVGVAGVIGLGCFVMLGRFAMPGGAPLHEVAGLLQRLTLLAVTFPAMVTMAVRLRRLAGRPRAVSWS; the protein is encoded by the coding sequence ATGGTCACCACGTCAGTTCTCGTGTCGCGCCCCGGCTTCCAAAGGTGGGCGGCCACGGCGGGCGCGGCGGGTCCGCTGTTGTTCACCGCGGGGTTCGTCGTCCAGGAGGCATTTCTGCGGGACGACTACAACCCGATCACCGACCCGATCAGTGCTCTCGAAGCCGACCCGCGCGGGTGGATCCAGCAGCTGAACTTCCTGGCTTTCGCCGCGCTGTTGCTCATCTTCGCGGTCGGATTGCACCGCGGGATCGCCGCGATGCGGTTCGGCTGGGCAGGACCAGGTCTGCTCGGCACCGCGGGGGTGGGACTGGTTCTCGCCGCCGTGTTCCCATTGCGGGAGGACGAGGGCGGGAACGCGTACGACCCCGGCAACCATGTGATCGCGGGTGTCATGTTCTTCTCCTGCAGCGCCCTGGCCCTGGTGGTGCTGTCGCGCCGGTTCGCCGCCGATCCGCGCTGGCGCGGCCTGGCGCGATACGTCGGGGTCGCCGGGGTGATCGGTCTGGGCTGTTTCGTGATGCTCGGCCGGTTCGCGATGCCCGGCGGCGCACCACTGCACGAGGTTGCCGGGCTTCTCCAGCGGCTCACCCTCCTCGCCGTGACTTTCCCGGCGATGGTGACGATGGCCGTGCGGCTTCGTCGCCTCGCCGGCCGACCGCGGGCCGTCAGCTGGTCTTGA
- a CDS encoding TetR/AcrR family transcriptional regulator, translating to MSSAATPKGERRRQALVEAAADLLLEGGFDAVRHRSVATRADLPLASTTYYFESLDDLIAKAVECNGERDLAVMRSRVEDVTHRRRGRESTVDLLLDLLVGPALISEDCRERLISRYERFTACARRPELREVQLRLRAQLDDVLTEALRRSDRDVRQEQLRRLVAVVDGAVVTALGEHDPDLRALARAMLLDVVDVVAPALDRPDHVQL from the coding sequence GTGTCATCAGCGGCAACTCCGAAGGGCGAACGGCGCCGACAGGCGCTGGTCGAGGCTGCCGCCGATCTGTTGCTCGAGGGCGGATTCGACGCCGTACGGCACCGCTCGGTGGCCACCCGCGCCGACCTTCCGCTGGCGTCTACCACCTACTACTTCGAGTCGCTGGACGACCTGATCGCGAAGGCCGTCGAATGCAACGGCGAACGCGACCTGGCCGTCATGCGCAGTCGCGTCGAAGACGTCACGCACCGACGCCGCGGCCGCGAATCCACCGTCGACCTCCTCCTCGACCTGCTCGTCGGTCCGGCCCTCATCAGCGAAGACTGCCGCGAACGGCTGATCTCCCGGTACGAGCGGTTCACCGCGTGTGCGCGTCGGCCGGAACTGCGGGAGGTCCAGTTGCGGCTGCGCGCGCAACTCGACGATGTCCTCACCGAGGCCCTGCGACGCTCCGACCGCGACGTCCGGCAGGAGCAACTCCGGCGGCTCGTCGCCGTCGTCGACGGAGCCGTCGTGACCGCGCTGGGCGAGCACGACCCCGACCTGCGGGCTCTTGCGCGGGCGATGCTGCTCGACGTCGTCGACGTGGTTGCGCCCGCCCTCGACCGGCCGGACCACGTTCAGCTCTAG